AAAACAGGGTTACAATCCTGTTAAGCAAAATTGATTCAGGGGAAACCCTGAAAGCTAACGATAGAGACGGGATTTTAATATCATATCGACTGGCAGATGAGTTAGAAGCCAAAGTTGGGGATGAAGCAACTATCGTATTTGAAAAAGGAAATACCAGGGTGTTCAGGATAAGGGGGGTATTGCGCACAGGGATGGCGATGGATACTAATACAGTTATAGTAAATTTTGAATCTGCCTCAGAGCAGTTAAATCTGAATAATAAAGCCTCGATCATTCTTATCAAGCTTTCAGATAAAACTCTTTCAGAACAGTATAAAGATATAATTTCAGGAAAACTTGGAATCCAAAAAGTCAAAGAATGGAAAGAAGAAGTGGAATCCATGTGGAGTACAATCAGGACCTATAAGGAGATTATAGCCACAATAAATGCAATCGGATTATTTGCAGCAGCCGTTTCTGTAGGGGTTATACTGTATATCAATATAGTCCATAAGCAAAGACAAATTGGCATAATGAAAGCCATAGGAATGAAAGATTTCCAGATATTGTCGGTATATATTATCGAGGCGGCAGTTCTCGGGATAATAGGTATACTGATAGGAGACGGATTGGGGTTTGCAGGTATAAAATATTTACAGGCACACCCTTTTTCTGACCCGACCCTGGGTTCAATAGCTCCAAGATTATATTCATATCTCTTTTACGATGCATCGTTAGTCACAATGCTCATCGTAATCCTTGCTGCTGCATATCCTGCCCTGGTGGCTGGCAGGATGAACATCATAAAAGCAATCTGGGGTAATTAAAATGGAAATAATTAAAACCAGTGATCTTAAAAAGAGTTATACACTTGGCAAAATCGATGTTAAGGCACTCAACGGCGTTGACAGTTCTATAGGACAGGGAGAATTTGTTGCCATCATGGGTCCATCGGGTTGCGGCAAATCAACTTACCTGAACATGATCGGTATGCTTGATACCCCGACATCGGGGAGTATATACATAGATGGCAATGATGTGACGAAAATGAACAGCAGCGCGAGGGCAGAATACAGGTTAAAGCATATAGGCTTCATTTTCCAGTTCTTCAACCTATTCATGGAGCTCACAGCGCTTGAAAATGTAATGTTCCCCATGATGCTTAATAAGCAGCCCGGTCATAAGGAGAAGGCAAAGGGATTGCTCAATCTGGTTGGTCTTGGCGACAGGCTTCATCATCTCCCGTCAGAGTTGTCAGGCGGGCAGCAGCAGCGCGTTACTATTGCAAGAAGCCTTGCCAACAGCCCGAAAATACTCCTGGCTGATGAGCCGACAGGTAACCTTGATACAAGGTCTTCGATAGAAATAATTGAACTTTTCAGGAAATTAAACAAGGAGAGGGGGCAGACAATCGTAATGGTAACTCACAGTTTGGAAATTGGCGAGATGGCGGACAGGATAATCCATTTCAGGGATGGAAAGGTTGAGTGATATGCCTCATTTTATGCACTTTGCGACCTTATTCATGATTGTATGATCCTCACCGAGCTTGCAGATAGAGTCACAATGTGAGCAGAGTTCGGAAAATAAAATATATGCTATTTTAATCCCATCTTGCGTCATGAGAGCAGGTCTTTTCAATTGGGCGATTATATCCTTTTCTCTTTGATCAGGTGCAACCAGATAGAGCGATACCTTTTCTGATCTTGAAAGTGTAAGAGCTAAATCGGTGAGACGCAGAATACCAGAATATATCGAAGTGCTTTTCTCTACTTCGTATGCGCTCACAAATTTATTTGTACCTTTTTCAAACCAGATCACATCAATAAGAGCAATAGTTTTCTTTACTTCGTTTCCAGCTTCAATATCTGGAAGTTCGGGTAAAGAAATAAATGAAAAACTTTCGGAATTATACGATTTTGCCCTATCATTGGAGGCTATCACAACATCATAACCAAGGGATTTCCCGATCTTCATCAATAAATATTGGATTTTTGTATGTGTATGCTCTTCTTCTATCTCAAGCTGTACATCTTGATGCCTTTTCTGGATGAGTTTTTCTCTCTTTTTTTCCTCTTTTTCTATGACTATCTGAACATTCTCATCAATAACAATCCTCCCCACTCCGATATCAAAAAGCAATCCTGTGATTGCTCCCAGATCCTTGGATAGCAAATTCTTAAATTGATCATTTACTTGCAGGATTGTGTCCCTCATTTCCAAATAATCATCCCAGGAACCCAGTTTTTTATGATCTTTAAATAATAAATTAAATCCATTCACTATGGCTGTGTTAAACGGCGGGGTAATAGTTGGATGAATAAAGTAAAGTATGTTTGCTACTGCAGGACCCAACCCTTTAATATTTTGATGT
This region of Candidatus Methanoperedens sp. genomic DNA includes:
- a CDS encoding ABC transporter permease — its product is MSGVFFYARKDAEKNKRMFFLITIAIALSTANIIILNGVMDGITDDFLERTMETTSGHLNIYPNENDRYIDGLGIKEQKLEGLEEVIAYSPRITTGGALSYKEKSRSVRIIALDPSKENRVTILLSKIDSGETLKANDRDGILISYRLADELEAKVGDEATIVFEKGNTRVFRIRGVLRTGMAMDTNTVIVNFESASEQLNLNNKASIILIKLSDKTLSEQYKDIISGKLGIQKVKEWKEEVESMWSTIRTYKEIIATINAIGLFAAAVSVGVILYINIVHKQRQIGIMKAIGMKDFQILSVYIIEAAVLGIIGILIGDGLGFAGIKYLQAHPFSDPTLGSIAPRLYSYLFYDASLVTMLIVILAAAYPALVAGRMNIIKAIWGN
- a CDS encoding ABC transporter ATP-binding protein, with the protein product MEIIKTSDLKKSYTLGKIDVKALNGVDSSIGQGEFVAIMGPSGCGKSTYLNMIGMLDTPTSGSIYIDGNDVTKMNSSARAEYRLKHIGFIFQFFNLFMELTALENVMFPMMLNKQPGHKEKAKGLLNLVGLGDRLHHLPSELSGGQQQRVTIARSLANSPKILLADEPTGNLDTRSSIEIIELFRKLNKERGQTIVMVTHSLEIGEMADRIIHFRDGKVE